The following proteins are co-located in the Gossypium hirsutum isolate 1008001.06 chromosome A02, Gossypium_hirsutum_v2.1, whole genome shotgun sequence genome:
- the LOC121212177 gene encoding UPF0496 protein At2g18630-like: protein MASSSSSEPSFQIEVRPDSRSEAESSLNRVAYSGIDTLQYRTDCVINSLPADSDLKSLIKEYFDNFKKTLELCTAMKDRLTRARNNHEIIRLAVKCFDEEVGTDEKKSGKTLEELKRFKAAKEPFFEEIRVLPGRVHVQQESLQGTFNARKGTLEMKLESLETWRRVSLAFFVVAFFSVLIFSVVAATKSVKHVITALGSALTVAIVPVGTWCNERWKRNKEKEKKKLKLTTIMEFFAARTPIIRVLVDRLVVKTKPLLDSVDYVLKEGYAFKVAMDKIKKNSKDVTETITDFLRLADDCGREIMTDWREILQRMIDTL from the coding sequence ATGGCATCATCTAGTAGTTCTGAACCGTCATTTCAAATTGAAGTACGACCGGATTCCCGATCCGAAGCTGAATCGAGCTTGAACAGGGTTGCTTATAGTGGTATTGATACTCTCCAGTATCGTACTGATTGTGTCATCAACTCACTCCCGGCCGATTCGGacttgaaatctttgataaaggAATACTTTGACAACTTCAAAAAGACTTTAGAGCTCTGTACTGCCATGAAGGATCGCCTCACACGTGCTCGAAACAATCACGAAATTATTCGGTTGGCGGTTAAGTGTTTCGATGAAGAAGTCGGGACCGACGAGAAGAAATCCGGTAAGACCTTGGAGGAACTGAAAAGGTTCAAAGCAGCCAAAGAGCCTTTCTTTGAGGAGATACGTGTACTGCCAGGCAGGGTCCATGTGCAGCAAGAATCGTTGCAAGGGACGTTTAATGCTCGGAAGGGAACGCTCGAAATGAAATTGGAATCACTGGAAACATGGAGGAGGGTGTCGTTGGCCTTTTTTGTTGTCGCTTTTTTTTCGGTGTTGATTTTTTCCGTGGTGGCGGCAACCAAGTCCGTAAAGCATGTCATAACAGCTTTGGGTAGTGCGTTGACGGTTGCTATAGTTCCGGTCGGAACATGGTGCAACGAGCGTTGGAAGCGGaacaaggaaaaagagaaaaagaagctGAAATTAACAACTATAATGGAGTTCTTTGCTGCTCGTACACCCATCATAAGGGTGCTTGTTGACCGATTGGTAGTTAAAACCAAGCCACTGCTGGACTCCGTTGATTACGTGCTCAAAGAAGGATATGCTTTCAAGGTCGCGATGGATAAgatcaaaaaaaattcgaaagaTGTTACGGAGACCATCACGGATTTTCTTCGACTGGCCGATGACTGTGGCCGTGAAATAATGACGGATTGGCGAGAGATTTTGCAGCGGATGATAGACACGCTCTAG
- the LOC121212179 gene encoding UPF0496 protein At4g34320-like, with translation MIASSGCPQERIDLVNDILAVDSDLDSLVKEYYGNFEKTFEFCTALKDCLERARNNHGIIESAAAGIDARKLRARRGTLKKKLESLETWRRVWDALFVAAFISALVFSVVAAALSVKPVVTALASALTVAIAPAWKRCDEHWNRNEAKVKRQKKLTNAMEFFAPCTIKIWVGVERLEIEITSLMRTIDFVLGEEYVLKFAMDEINENSIHIAKTVTDLLWEADNCGCNIRTNWDMILWQMIDNPWEL, from the exons ATGATAGCATCATCTGGCTGTCCTCAGGAACGTATTGATCTTGTCAATGACATACTCGCAGTCGATTCGGACTTGGATTCTTTAGTGAAGGAATACTATGGCAACTTCGAAAAGACTTTTGAGTTCTGTACTGCCCTTAAGGATTGCCTCGAACGTGCTCGAAACAATCATGGAATTATTGAGTCGGCG GCGGCAGGAATCGATGCAAGGAAGTTGCGTGCTCGGAGGGGAACGCTCAAAAAGAAATTGGAATCACTGGAAACATGGAGGAGGGTGTGGGATGCCTTGTTTGTTGCTGCTTTCATATCTGCGTTGGTTTTTTCCGTGGTGGCGGCAGCCTTGTCCGTGAAGCCTGTAGTGACTGCTTTGGCTAGTGCGTTGACGGTTGCTATAGCTCCGGCCTGGAAAAGGTGCGATGAGCATTGGAATCGGAACGAGGCAAAGGTGAAAAGGCAGAAGAAATTAACAAATGCAATGGAGTTCTTTGCTCCTTGTACAATCAAAATATGGGTGGGTGTTGAGCGATTGGAAATTGAGATCACGTCACTGATGAGGACCATTGATTTCGTGCTCGGAGAAGAATATGTGTTGAAGTTCGCAATGGATGAGATCAACGAAAACTCGATACATATTGCGAAAACCGTCACGGATTTGCTTTGGGAGGCTGATAACTGTGGCTGTAATATTAGGACGAATTGGGATATGATTTTGTGGCAGATGATAGACAATCCTTGGGAACTCTAG
- the LOC121212182 gene encoding UPF0496 protein At2g18630, producing the protein MASSISSEPSFQIEVRPDSRSEAESSLNRVANSYSGALSNRTHNVINSLALDSDLKSLMKEYFTNFEKTLEFCTALKDCFEHAPNNHGIIESALKCYDEEDKLEVGTVEKNSVKALEELKRFKEAEEPFTKEFLVLKKIAYKRYESMQGKIISVVAAVKSAKPIITTSAGALTVAIVPFGTWCNGCWKRKKEKIKVKKKLTSIMKIYGSSATTIRALVEQLEIKNKSLLHSVDYVLKERYTLKVGMDDINEKLILVTPIITDLLRETDDCGCKFRTDWEDILRQMMHML; encoded by the exons ATGGCATCATCTATTAGTTCTGAACCGTCATTCCAAATTGAAGTGCGACCGGATTCCCGATCCGAAGCTGAATCGAGCTTGAACAGGGTTGCTAATAGTTATAGTGGTGCTCTCTCGAATCGTACTCACAATGTCATCAACTCACTTGCGCTCGATTCGGACTTGAAGTCTTTGATGAAGGAATACTTCACCAACTTCGAAAAGACTTTAGAGTTCTGTACTGCCCTTAAGGATTGCTTCGAACATGCTCCAAACAATCATGGAATTATTGAGTCGGCGCTTAAATGTTACGATGAAGAGGACAAATTAGAAGTCGGGACCGTCGAGAAGAATTCCGTTAAGGCATTGGAGGAACTGAAGAGGTTCAAAGAAGCTGAAGAGCCTTTCACTAAGGAGTTCCTTGTACTGAAAAAAATTGCCTACAAGCGGTACGAATCGATGCAAGGGAAG atTATTTCCGTGGTGGCGGCAGTCAAATCCGCAAAGCCTATCATAACAACTTCGGCAGGTGCGTTGACGGTTGCTATAGTTCCATTCGGAACATGGTGTAACGGGTGTTGGAAGCGGAAGAAGGAAAAGATAAAGGTAAAGAAGAAGTTAACATCTATAATGAAGATCTATGGTTCTAGTGCAACCACCATAAGGGCGCTTGTTGAACAATTGGAAATTAAGAACAAGTCACTGTTGCACTCCGTTGATTACGTGCTCAAAGAAAGATATACTTTGAAGGTTGGGATGGATGATATCAACGAAAAATTGATACTTGTTACGCCTATCATCACAGATTTGCTTCGAGAGACCGATGACTGTGGCTGTAAATTTAGAACGGATTGGGAAGATATTCTGCGACAGATGATGCACATGCTCTAG